From Pongo pygmaeus isolate AG05252 chromosome 1, NHGRI_mPonPyg2-v2.0_pri, whole genome shotgun sequence, one genomic window encodes:
- the KIRREL1 gene encoding kin of IRRE-like protein 1 isoform X1: protein MLSLLVWILTLSDTFSQGTQTRFSQEPADQTVVAGQRAVLPCVLLNYSGIVQWTKDGLALGMGQGLKAWPRYRVVGSADAGQYNLEITDAELSDDASYECQATEAALRSRRAKLTVLIPPEDTRIDGGPVILLQAGTPHNLTCRAFNAKPAATIIWFRDGTQQEGAVASTELLKDGKRETTVSQLLINPTDLDIGRVFTCRSMNEAIPSGKETSIELDVHHPPTVTLSIEPQTVQEGERVVFTCQATANPEILGYRWAKGGFLIEDAHESRYETNVDYSFFTEPVSCEVHNKVGSTNVSTLVNVHFAPRIVVDPKPTTTDIGSDVTLTCVWVGNPPLTLTWTKKDSNMGPRPPGSPPEAALSAQVLSNSNQLLLKSVTQADAGTYTCRAIVPRIGVAEREVPLYVNGPPIISSEAVQYAVRGDGGKVECFIGSTPPPDRIAWAWKENFLEVGTLERYTVERTNSGSGVLSTLTINNVMEADFQTHYNCTAWNSFGPGTAIIQLEEREVLPVGIIAGATIGASILLIFFFIALVFFLYRRRKGSRKDVTLRKLDIKVETVNREPLTMHSDREDDTASVSTATRVMKAIYSSFKDDVDLKQDLRCDTIDTREEYEMKDPTNGYYNVRAHEDRPSSRAVLYADYRAPGPARFDGRPSSRLSHSSGYAQLNTYSRAPASDYGPEPTPPGPAAPAGTDTTSQLSYENYEKFNSHPFPGAAGYPTYRLGYPQAPPSGLERTPYEAYDPIGKYATATRFSYTSQHSDYGQRFQQRMQTHV, encoded by the exons CCTGGCCACGGTACCGGGTCGTGGGCTCCGCAGACGCTGGGCAGTACAACCTGGAGATCACAGATGCTGAGCTCTCTGACGACGCCTCTTATGAGTGCCAGGCCACGGAGGCCGCCCTGCGCTCTCGGCGGGCCAAACTCACCGTGCTCA TCCCCCCAGAGGACACCAGGATTGACGGAGGCCCTGTGATTCTACTGCAGGCAGGCACCCCCCACAACCTCACATGCCGGGCCTTCAATGCGAAGCCTGCTGCCACCATCATCTGGTTCCGGGATGGGACGCAGCAGGAGGGCGCTGTGGCCAGCACG GAATTGCTGAAGGATGGGAAGAGGGAGACCACTGTGAGCCAACTGCTCATCAACCCCACAGACCTGGACATTGGGCGTGTCTTCACTTGCCGAAGCATGAACGAAGCCATCCCTAGTGGCAAGGAGACTTCCATTGAGCTGGACGTGCACC ACCCTCCTACAGTGACCCTGTCCATTGAGCCACAGACGGTGCAGGAGGGTGAGCGTGTTGTCTTTACCTGCCAGGCCACAGCCAACCCCGAGATCTTGGGCTACAG GTGGGCCAAAGGGGGTTTCTTGATTGAAGATGCCCACGAGAGTCGCTATGAGACAAATGTGGATTATTCCTTTTTCACGGAGCCTGTGTCTTGTGAGGTTCACAACAAAGTGGGGAGCACCAATGTCAGCACTTTAGTAAATGTCCACT TTGCTCCCCGGATTGTAGTTGACCCCAAACCCACAACCACAGACATTGGCTCTGATGTGACCCTCACCTGTGTCTGGGTTGGGAATCCCCCCCTCACTCTCACCTGGACCAAAAAGGACTCAAATATG GGGCCCAGGCCTCCTGGCTCCCCACCCGAGGCTGCTCTCTCTGCCCAGGTCCTGAGTAACAGCAACCAGCTGCTGCTGAAGTCGGTGACTCAGGCAGATGCTGGCACTTACACCTGTCGGGCCATCGTGCCTCGAATCGGAGTGGCTGAGCGGGAGGTGCCGCTCTATGTGAACG GGCCCCCCATCATCTCCAGTGAGGCAGTGCAATACGCTGTGAGGGGTGACGGTGGCAAGGTGGAGTGTTTCATTGGGAGCACACCACCCCCAGACCGCATA GCATGGGCCTGGAAGGAGAACTTCTTGGAGGTGGGGACCCTGGAACGCTATACAGTGGAGAGGACCAACTCAGGCAGTGGGGTGCTATCCACGCTTACCATCAACAATGTCATGGAGGCCGACTTTCAGACTCACTACAACTGCACTGCCTGGAACAGCTTTGGGCCGGGCACAGCCATCATCCAGCTGGAAGAGCGAG AGGTGTTACCTGTGGGCATCATAGCTGGGGCCACCATCGGCGCGAGCATCCTGCTCATCTTCTTCTTCATCGCCTTGGTATTCTTCCTCTACCGGCGCCGCAAAGGCA GTCGCAAGGACGTGACCCTGAGGAAGCTGGATATCAAGGTGGAGACAGTGAACCGAGAGCCACTTACGATGCATTCTGACCGGGAGGATGACACCGCCAGCGTCTCCACAGCAACCCGGGTCATGAAGGCCATCTACTCG TCATTCAAGGATGATGTGGATCTGAAGCAGGACCTGCGCTGCGACACCATCGACACCCGGGAGGAGTATGAGATGAAG GACCCCACCAATGGCTACTACAACGTGCGTGCCCATGAAGACCGCCCGTCTTCCAGGGCAGTGCTGTATGCTGACTACCGTGCCCCTGGCCCTGCCCGCTTCGACGGCCGCCCCTCATCCCGTCTCTCCCACTCCAGCGGCTATGCCCAGCTCAACACCTATAGCCGGGCCCCTGCCTCTGACTATGGCCCTGAGCCCACACCCCCTGGCCCTGCTGCCCCAGCTGGCACCGACACAACCAGCCAGCTGTCATATGAGAACTATGAGAAGTTCAACTCCCATCCCTTCCCTGGGGCAGCTGGGTACCCCACCTACCGACTGGGCTacccccaggccccaccctcTGGCCTGGAGCGGACCCCATATGAGGCGTATGACCCCATTGGCAAGTACGCCACAGCCACTCGATTTTCCTACACCTCCCAGCACTCGGACTACGGCCAGCGATTCCAGCAGCGCATGCAGACTCACGTGTAG
- the KIRREL1 gene encoding kin of IRRE-like protein 1 isoform X3, which translates to MGWPWAWARASKPGHGTGSWAPQTLGSTTWRSQMLSSLTTPLMSARPRRPPCALGGPNSPCSELLKDGKRETTVSQLLINPTDLDIGRVFTCRSMNEAIPSGKETSIELDVHHPPTVTLSIEPQTVQEGERVVFTCQATANPEILGYRWAKGGFLIEDAHESRYETNVDYSFFTEPVSCEVHNKVGSTNVSTLVNVHFAPRIVVDPKPTTTDIGSDVTLTCVWVGNPPLTLTWTKKDSNMGPRPPGSPPEAALSAQVLSNSNQLLLKSVTQADAGTYTCRAIVPRIGVAEREVPLYVNGPPIISSEAVQYAVRGDGGKVECFIGSTPPPDRIAWAWKENFLEVGTLERYTVERTNSGSGVLSTLTINNVMEADFQTHYNCTAWNSFGPGTAIIQLEEREVLPVGIIAGATIGASILLIFFFIALVFFLYRRRKGSRKDVTLRKLDIKVETVNREPLTMHSDREDDTASVSTATRVMKAIYSSFKDDVDLKQDLRCDTIDTREEYEMKDPTNGYYNVRAHEDRPSSRAVLYADYRAPGPARFDGRPSSRLSHSSGYAQLNTYSRAPASDYGPEPTPPGPAAPAGTDTTSQLSYENYEKFNSHPFPGAAGYPTYRLGYPQAPPSGLERTPYEAYDPIGKYATATRFSYTSQHSDYGQRFQQRMQTHV; encoded by the exons CCTGGCCACGGTACCGGGTCGTGGGCTCCGCAGACGCTGGGCAGTACAACCTGGAGATCACAGATGCTGAGCTCTCTGACGACGCCTCTTATGAGTGCCAGGCCACGGAGGCCGCCCTGCGCTCTCGGCGGGCCAAACTCACCGTGCTCA GAATTGCTGAAGGATGGGAAGAGGGAGACCACTGTGAGCCAACTGCTCATCAACCCCACAGACCTGGACATTGGGCGTGTCTTCACTTGCCGAAGCATGAACGAAGCCATCCCTAGTGGCAAGGAGACTTCCATTGAGCTGGACGTGCACC ACCCTCCTACAGTGACCCTGTCCATTGAGCCACAGACGGTGCAGGAGGGTGAGCGTGTTGTCTTTACCTGCCAGGCCACAGCCAACCCCGAGATCTTGGGCTACAG GTGGGCCAAAGGGGGTTTCTTGATTGAAGATGCCCACGAGAGTCGCTATGAGACAAATGTGGATTATTCCTTTTTCACGGAGCCTGTGTCTTGTGAGGTTCACAACAAAGTGGGGAGCACCAATGTCAGCACTTTAGTAAATGTCCACT TTGCTCCCCGGATTGTAGTTGACCCCAAACCCACAACCACAGACATTGGCTCTGATGTGACCCTCACCTGTGTCTGGGTTGGGAATCCCCCCCTCACTCTCACCTGGACCAAAAAGGACTCAAATATG GGGCCCAGGCCTCCTGGCTCCCCACCCGAGGCTGCTCTCTCTGCCCAGGTCCTGAGTAACAGCAACCAGCTGCTGCTGAAGTCGGTGACTCAGGCAGATGCTGGCACTTACACCTGTCGGGCCATCGTGCCTCGAATCGGAGTGGCTGAGCGGGAGGTGCCGCTCTATGTGAACG GGCCCCCCATCATCTCCAGTGAGGCAGTGCAATACGCTGTGAGGGGTGACGGTGGCAAGGTGGAGTGTTTCATTGGGAGCACACCACCCCCAGACCGCATA GCATGGGCCTGGAAGGAGAACTTCTTGGAGGTGGGGACCCTGGAACGCTATACAGTGGAGAGGACCAACTCAGGCAGTGGGGTGCTATCCACGCTTACCATCAACAATGTCATGGAGGCCGACTTTCAGACTCACTACAACTGCACTGCCTGGAACAGCTTTGGGCCGGGCACAGCCATCATCCAGCTGGAAGAGCGAG AGGTGTTACCTGTGGGCATCATAGCTGGGGCCACCATCGGCGCGAGCATCCTGCTCATCTTCTTCTTCATCGCCTTGGTATTCTTCCTCTACCGGCGCCGCAAAGGCA GTCGCAAGGACGTGACCCTGAGGAAGCTGGATATCAAGGTGGAGACAGTGAACCGAGAGCCACTTACGATGCATTCTGACCGGGAGGATGACACCGCCAGCGTCTCCACAGCAACCCGGGTCATGAAGGCCATCTACTCG TCATTCAAGGATGATGTGGATCTGAAGCAGGACCTGCGCTGCGACACCATCGACACCCGGGAGGAGTATGAGATGAAG GACCCCACCAATGGCTACTACAACGTGCGTGCCCATGAAGACCGCCCGTCTTCCAGGGCAGTGCTGTATGCTGACTACCGTGCCCCTGGCCCTGCCCGCTTCGACGGCCGCCCCTCATCCCGTCTCTCCCACTCCAGCGGCTATGCCCAGCTCAACACCTATAGCCGGGCCCCTGCCTCTGACTATGGCCCTGAGCCCACACCCCCTGGCCCTGCTGCCCCAGCTGGCACCGACACAACCAGCCAGCTGTCATATGAGAACTATGAGAAGTTCAACTCCCATCCCTTCCCTGGGGCAGCTGGGTACCCCACCTACCGACTGGGCTacccccaggccccaccctcTGGCCTGGAGCGGACCCCATATGAGGCGTATGACCCCATTGGCAAGTACGCCACAGCCACTCGATTTTCCTACACCTCCCAGCACTCGGACTACGGCCAGCGATTCCAGCAGCGCATGCAGACTCACGTGTAG
- the KIRREL1 gene encoding kin of IRRE-like protein 1 isoform X2 encodes MLSLLVWILTLSDTFSQGTQTRFSQEPADQTVVAGQRAVLPCVLLNYSGIVQWTKDGLALGMGQGLKAWPRYRVVGSADAGQYNLEITDAELSDDASYECQATEAALRSRRAKLTVLIPPEDTRIDGGPVILLQAGTPHNLTCRAFNAKPAATIIWFRDGTQQEGAVASTELLKDGKRETTVSQLLINPTDLDIGRVFTCRSMNEAIPSGKETSIELDVHHPPTVTLSIEPQTVQEGERVVFTCQATANPEILGYRWAKGGFLIEDAHESRYETNVDYSFFTEPVSCEVHNKVGSTNVSTLVNVHFAPRIVVDPKPTTTDIGSDVTLTCVWVGNPPLTLTWTKKDSNMVLSNSNQLLLKSVTQADAGTYTCRAIVPRIGVAEREVPLYVNGPPIISSEAVQYAVRGDGGKVECFIGSTPPPDRIAWAWKENFLEVGTLERYTVERTNSGSGVLSTLTINNVMEADFQTHYNCTAWNSFGPGTAIIQLEEREVLPVGIIAGATIGASILLIFFFIALVFFLYRRRKGSRKDVTLRKLDIKVETVNREPLTMHSDREDDTASVSTATRVMKAIYSSFKDDVDLKQDLRCDTIDTREEYEMKDPTNGYYNVRAHEDRPSSRAVLYADYRAPGPARFDGRPSSRLSHSSGYAQLNTYSRAPASDYGPEPTPPGPAAPAGTDTTSQLSYENYEKFNSHPFPGAAGYPTYRLGYPQAPPSGLERTPYEAYDPIGKYATATRFSYTSQHSDYGQRFQQRMQTHV; translated from the exons CCTGGCCACGGTACCGGGTCGTGGGCTCCGCAGACGCTGGGCAGTACAACCTGGAGATCACAGATGCTGAGCTCTCTGACGACGCCTCTTATGAGTGCCAGGCCACGGAGGCCGCCCTGCGCTCTCGGCGGGCCAAACTCACCGTGCTCA TCCCCCCAGAGGACACCAGGATTGACGGAGGCCCTGTGATTCTACTGCAGGCAGGCACCCCCCACAACCTCACATGCCGGGCCTTCAATGCGAAGCCTGCTGCCACCATCATCTGGTTCCGGGATGGGACGCAGCAGGAGGGCGCTGTGGCCAGCACG GAATTGCTGAAGGATGGGAAGAGGGAGACCACTGTGAGCCAACTGCTCATCAACCCCACAGACCTGGACATTGGGCGTGTCTTCACTTGCCGAAGCATGAACGAAGCCATCCCTAGTGGCAAGGAGACTTCCATTGAGCTGGACGTGCACC ACCCTCCTACAGTGACCCTGTCCATTGAGCCACAGACGGTGCAGGAGGGTGAGCGTGTTGTCTTTACCTGCCAGGCCACAGCCAACCCCGAGATCTTGGGCTACAG GTGGGCCAAAGGGGGTTTCTTGATTGAAGATGCCCACGAGAGTCGCTATGAGACAAATGTGGATTATTCCTTTTTCACGGAGCCTGTGTCTTGTGAGGTTCACAACAAAGTGGGGAGCACCAATGTCAGCACTTTAGTAAATGTCCACT TTGCTCCCCGGATTGTAGTTGACCCCAAACCCACAACCACAGACATTGGCTCTGATGTGACCCTCACCTGTGTCTGGGTTGGGAATCCCCCCCTCACTCTCACCTGGACCAAAAAGGACTCAAATATG GTCCTGAGTAACAGCAACCAGCTGCTGCTGAAGTCGGTGACTCAGGCAGATGCTGGCACTTACACCTGTCGGGCCATCGTGCCTCGAATCGGAGTGGCTGAGCGGGAGGTGCCGCTCTATGTGAACG GGCCCCCCATCATCTCCAGTGAGGCAGTGCAATACGCTGTGAGGGGTGACGGTGGCAAGGTGGAGTGTTTCATTGGGAGCACACCACCCCCAGACCGCATA GCATGGGCCTGGAAGGAGAACTTCTTGGAGGTGGGGACCCTGGAACGCTATACAGTGGAGAGGACCAACTCAGGCAGTGGGGTGCTATCCACGCTTACCATCAACAATGTCATGGAGGCCGACTTTCAGACTCACTACAACTGCACTGCCTGGAACAGCTTTGGGCCGGGCACAGCCATCATCCAGCTGGAAGAGCGAG AGGTGTTACCTGTGGGCATCATAGCTGGGGCCACCATCGGCGCGAGCATCCTGCTCATCTTCTTCTTCATCGCCTTGGTATTCTTCCTCTACCGGCGCCGCAAAGGCA GTCGCAAGGACGTGACCCTGAGGAAGCTGGATATCAAGGTGGAGACAGTGAACCGAGAGCCACTTACGATGCATTCTGACCGGGAGGATGACACCGCCAGCGTCTCCACAGCAACCCGGGTCATGAAGGCCATCTACTCG TCATTCAAGGATGATGTGGATCTGAAGCAGGACCTGCGCTGCGACACCATCGACACCCGGGAGGAGTATGAGATGAAG GACCCCACCAATGGCTACTACAACGTGCGTGCCCATGAAGACCGCCCGTCTTCCAGGGCAGTGCTGTATGCTGACTACCGTGCCCCTGGCCCTGCCCGCTTCGACGGCCGCCCCTCATCCCGTCTCTCCCACTCCAGCGGCTATGCCCAGCTCAACACCTATAGCCGGGCCCCTGCCTCTGACTATGGCCCTGAGCCCACACCCCCTGGCCCTGCTGCCCCAGCTGGCACCGACACAACCAGCCAGCTGTCATATGAGAACTATGAGAAGTTCAACTCCCATCCCTTCCCTGGGGCAGCTGGGTACCCCACCTACCGACTGGGCTacccccaggccccaccctcTGGCCTGGAGCGGACCCCATATGAGGCGTATGACCCCATTGGCAAGTACGCCACAGCCACTCGATTTTCCTACACCTCCCAGCACTCGGACTACGGCCAGCGATTCCAGCAGCGCATGCAGACTCACGTGTAG